Proteins from one Anopheles nili chromosome 2, idAnoNiliSN_F5_01, whole genome shotgun sequence genomic window:
- the LOC128730179 gene encoding uncharacterized protein LOC128730179, giving the protein MEEHTDLEKQQSSPKSGGDLPDGLILVSSGSENEVLDEDHEEGEIQDEDEEEIAFAPKHKLVLEDISSEEESNIRERMAALEAMDKKFGLMQKAACRHKYDYLDVEDVMNGKENFYCYYPHKQPYRSHKSHQTTAVITNEVDQRHVARHGRSISKRHVEKVKEKQSKRSAHKRRKRRKYVSRSPEEPRRTISSDSEPEAVVDREILKIACGIESGKSQRRSQSGKNPLKKKLFIQQSPIRVKESSVLSQGQTSPTKATDVPSIVVELSSSEHGEEEEDEELQLRLLALSTKPIVRETGLNEIISDFQIPSPPPPPSMDIDDGNTSDGMSAEENQLRIFALKTAMLKKHATRQKRKELEQPYSPSDDIALSPVREVVPVFENDVYSNGRCSDDIDSDVEIIEPQCDHIELEDTDDGGHDMEISPVESPLGAPEVIQGTTEDSQQPIDMELVSSEDSSQPSPAGARSELETSMLLGDPDSCDSSLFQRRDKMVTESPPDSMEEAEADALRHLLLTKMRQKQNKKNLSSSLDKAPIEDVQTAALEEPISAHVDPVEEQQMQLNKLPSLEGEPVKTLNSAQAVNPNLITLVDRKVQRKRRKKSLSNSSALTTDVTVKKPKIINSQVLEQQSDPSKVSASVVRTQKLVNNPNKLINLNHNFASSSPTLLPVRTESPKELIPVDTFVSRPVPKLVIQLGESDSDSDVDFDALSPSKADQANESTTTPPSNVQFEEQLERFLKSVRSKSTTSSTNLASAEKNSHPEHGTDSIRVPVSQKPLAVKSLAKKIQSTAITMNVETSTAVKHLPKSAQMEYSRLVARMAQLEQHKLSRQSQRVAMYLPPVPTADAGIQKVAVPMGGDVPPNVSPTVNDEASSVPRSDSKSGKSPGRRKQFPSSVTATGETGLSQDPVERKLHQLRSSIPNLSEASRNRLLATIEKHFEKHSGVFLNELEKQNATIREAQQERRDLYQIDNRIDLLREKLNILERVRERQRHRSVETFTSLERMRRKILTSRKRSSDLKRMCCQIGYAIVGNSYQLPSSSQGDIVQQQLRVLIAETQKLKNIRKPTLEEFKNEMVANQKRKLQTCEETWRENDEQRALDDQSEDVSCIESEPVNKMDEEQSPGECFDSQPKPVSADSAIIDNPEEDQPSLDTLESDMPTAETGKVVSKQAINVMDTESIEILKAEDHEPIEEKVQIASLVQQNVILLQEQTIPSAPTNPTADLGDIMLVKSDAVSEAGEVFRFGKYSSPLVALKQGAQNIPTGIICPYELGGQCVDRDCKFEHFGTSHRTP; this is encoded by the exons ATGGAGGAGCACACTGACCTCGAGAAGCAACAGTCATCGCCGAAGAGCGGCGGTGACCTTCCAGATGGTCTGATTCTGGTCAGCAGCGGCAGCGAGAATGAGGTATTAGACGAAGATCATGAGGAGGGCGAGATACAGGACGAGGATGAAGAAGAGATAGCGTTTGCACCAAAACACAAGCTTGTGCTCGAGGACATCAGCTCAGAGGAAGAGTCGAATATCCGCGAGCGAATGGCCGCGTTGGAAGCGATGGACAAAAAGTTTGGGTTGATGCAAAAAGCCGCTTGTCGGCACAAGTACG ACTATCTAGATGTAGAGGATGTGATGAATGGCAAGGAGAATTTTTATTGTTACTATCCCCATAAGCAACCGTATCGAAGTCACAAATCGCATCAAACTACGGCGGTAATAACGAACGAAGTGGACCAACGGCACGTTGCTAGACACGGACGATCCATTAGCAAACGGCACGTCGAaaaagtgaaggaaaagcaatcGAAGCGATCCGCGCATAAACGACGCAAACGGCGGAAATATGTCAGCCGATCGCCCGAGGAACCGCGTCGTACGATTTCATCCGATTCCGAACCAGAAGCGGTTGTCGATCGGGAGATTTTAAAGATCGCTTGCGGAATTGAAAGCGGGAAGAGTCAACGGCGGTCGCAGAGTGGAAAAAATCCACTAAAGAAAAAACTTTTCATTCAACAATCGCCTATACGGGTGAAAGAATCATCAGTTCTTTCGCAAGGCCAGACTAGTCCCACCAAAGCCACCGATGTGCCGAGTATAGTTGTCGAATTGTCTTCAAGTGAGCACggagaagaagaggaagatgaAGAATTGCAATTGCGTTTGTTAGCATTGAGCACAAAACCAATCGTACGCGAAACGGGACTCAATGAGATCATTTCGGACTTCCAGATACCGTCGCCGCCGCCTCCACCGTCTATGGATATAGACGATGGGAATACGTCGGACGGAATGTCGGCGGAGGAAAATCAGCTTCGTATATTTGCACTTAAGACAGCTATGCTAAAAAAGCACGCCACGCGACAGAAGCGCAAGGAATTAGAACAACCATACTCACCAAGTGACGATATTGCACTGTCACCGGTCCGAGAAGTGGTTCCTGTGTTTGAAAATGACGTATATAGCAATGGTCGTTGCTCGGACGACATTGATTCCGATGTAGAGATTATCGAACCTCAGTGCGACCATATCGAGCTGGAGGATACTGATGACGGTGGACACGATATGGAGATCAGCCCTGTAGAAAGTCCATTGGGAGCGCCAGAAGTCATACAAGGTACAACGGAAGATTCGCAGCAACCCATCGATATGGAGCTGGTCAGCAGCGAAGATAGCAGTCAACCGTCTCCGGCAGGAGCGCGGAGTGAGCTGGAAACGAGCATGCTACTCGGCGATCCTGATTCCTGTGATTCGTCTTTGTTCCAGCGACGAGACAAAATGGTCACTGAAAGCCCTCCTGACTCCATGGAGGAAGCGGAGGCTGATGCTTTACGGCATCTCTTGCTGACCAAAAtgcggcaaaaacaaaataagaaaaactTATCTAGCAGTTTAGATAAAGCACCG ATAGAAGATGTTCAAACCGCCGCATTGGAAGAACCCATTTCTGCGCATGTCGATCCTGTAGAAGAGCAACAAATGCAATTGAACAAGTTACCATCTTTAGAAGGGGAACCGGTCAAGACTCTCAACTCCGCTCAAGCGGTGAATCCCAATTTAATAACTCTGGTGGACCGTAAGGTGCAAAGAAAGCGACGAAAAAAGTCACTTTCGAACAGCAGCGCCTTGACAACGGATGTCACTGTTAAGAAACCAAAAATCATCAATAGTCAGGTACTCGAACAACAATCGGACCCATCTAAAGTGTCAGCTTCCGTGGTTCGAACACAAAAGCTTGTCAATAACCCGAACAAATTGATTAATCTTAACCACAACTTCGCGTCGTCTTCTCCCACATTGTTGCCGGTACGGACGGAATCACCAAAAGAACTGATACCGGTGGATACGTTCGTTTCGCGGCCTGTACCAAAGCTTGTGATTCAGCTAGGCGAATCCGATTCGGATTCGGATGTCGATTTCGATGCGCTATCGCCCAGCAAAGCCGACCAAGCCAATGAGTCGACCACTACGCCTCCGTCCAATGTGCAGTTTGAGGAGCAGCTGGAGAGATTTTTAAAAAGTGTACGCAGTAAAAGCACAACTTCTTCCACAAATCTAGCCAGTGCTGAAAAGAATTCACATCCAGAACATGGCACCGATAGCATAAGGGTTCCCGTTTCCCAAAAGCCGTTGGCAGTGAAGAGCCTGGCTAAGAAAATTCAGTCCACAGCGATCACTATGAATGTGGAAACTTCGACG GCTGTGAAACATCTACCAAAATCGGCCCAGATGGAGTACTCGCGGTTGGTCGCCCGAATGGCACAGCTGGAACAGCACAAGCTATCACGACAAAGTCAGCGCGTTGCGATGTACCTACCGCCTGTACCTACAGCCGATGCCGGCATTCAAAAGGTTGCAGTTCCTATGGGTGGTGATGTGCCACCTAACGTAAGCCCTACGGTCAACGATGAAGCGAGTTCAGTACCGCGAAGCGATTCAAAATCTGGCAAGAGCCCTGGCCGTCGAAAGCAATTTCCCAGCAGTGTTACGGCAACAGGGGAAACTGGCCTCAGCCAGGACCCGGTGGAGAGAAAACTGCACCAATTACGAAGTAGTATACCGAACTTATCTGAGGCATCTCGCAATCGATTGCTGGCTACTATCGAAAAGCACTTTGAAAAACACAG CGGTGTATTCTTGAATGAACTCGAGAAACAAAATGCTACCATCCGGGAGGCACAGCAAGAACGACGGGATCTGTATCAGATCGACAATCGAATCGATCTGTTGCGAGAAAAGCTGAACATCCTCGAACGAGTCCGCGAGCGTCAGCGCCATCGTTCTGTCGAAACATTCACGAGCTTGGAGAGGATGCGTAGAAAAATTTTGACCAGCCGAAAGCGCTCAAGCGATCTCAAACGAATGTGTTGCCAAATCGGATATGCCATCGTGGGGAACTCGTATCA ATTGCCATCGTCATCGCAGGGAGATAtagtgcagcagcagttgcgtGTTTTGATAGCAGAAACGCAGAAACTGAAAAACATCCGAAAACCTACGCTTGAGGAATTCAAAAACGAAATGGTAGCGAACCAGAAACGAAAGCTGCAAACCTGCGAAGAAACCTGGAGGGAAAACGATGAGCAGAGAGCTCTAGATGACCAGTCGGAAGATGTTTCATGTATTGAGAGCGAGCCAGTTAACAAGATGGATGAGGAGCAATCTCCGGGCGAATGTTTCGACTCTCAACCCAAACCGGTTTCCGCAGATAGTGCGATAATAGACAATCCTGAGGAAGACCAGCCATCGTTAGATACGTTAGAGAGCGATATGCCAACTGCGGAAACTGGTAAAGTTGTGTCGAAACAGGCGATTAACGTGATGGATACGGAATCGATTGAGATTCTTAAGGCAGAGGATCATGAACCGATCGAAGAGAAGGTGCAGATAGCTTCGCTGGTGCAGCAGAATGTGATACTGCTGCAGGAACAGACCATCCCTTCAGCTCCCACAAACCCTACAGCAGATCTTGGTGACATCATGCTCGTGAAAAGCGATGCTGTATCGGAAGCTGGTGAAGTTTTTCGCTTTGGAAAGTACTCGTCACCACTGGTGGCACTGAAGCAAGG TGCACAAAACATTCCTACCGGTATCATCTGCCCGTACGAGCTAGGAGGCCAGTGCGTCGATCGGGACTGCAAGTTCGAACACTTCGGCACCAGCCATCGGACACCATAA
- the LOC128722075 gene encoding possible lysine-specific histone demethylase 1 has product MNGSSTEPAVAARSREDGPATMETVETVTLISDDSDVEMTDVSMKRPVNPTESDEGRRTSRRKKVKVGYGDNGAKVTGTTPGGGGGSEAGVDEKSTQPSGERKGEATPGSKTKRRDTEEKPAGTVPDTNPYQELMTGLEGAAFQSRLPVEKMTAAEAVCFPEIIKHGLVAQRVFLNVRNRILQMWIEDPTVQLTVENALKKMESPFDSDPALVRKIHAFLERHGFVNFGIFKRLKPLPTKKHAKVIVIGAGISGLAAAQQLQQFGFDVIVLEARDRVGGRIATFRKNAYTADLGAMVVTGIWGNPLTILSKQTGMEMCPIKSTCPLYGAGGKPVPKHKDDMVEREFNRLLEATSYLSHQLDFNYAGNHPVSLGQALEWIIKLQEKHVKEKQVQHLAGIITLQEQLLENQNKLEEMLTRIEELKARAQQLVDSKPPKPAPSTKETPAGHETSSGGDATATKYFEQEFQLRVTMREEQHAWKEVERLRASQAEIEAKVRDLEIEQVSEVYLSSKDRQILDWHFANLEFANATPLSNLSLKHWDQDDDFEFIGSHTTVKNGYSCVPIALTDNLDVRVNTAVTCIRYRPGGVEVTADLKSNNSSVCYRADLVLCTLTLGVLKVAIAEESKQLNTVRFDPPLPEWKQSAIRRLGFGNLNKVVLCFDRIFWDPNTNLFGHVGSTTASRGELFLFWNISQSPVLLALVAGQSAAIMENVSDDVIVGRCIAVLKGIFGNSAVPQPKETVVTRWRADPWARGSYSFVSVGSSGSDYDLLAAPVTPKAPDGDAPTGSTTKQQSQQQTQQHRHDNNGGNDDDGDDSDSNPIDIPRLFFAGEHTIRNYPATVHGALLSGLREAGRIADYFLGFPNTYPEAPKEESKK; this is encoded by the coding sequence ATGAACGGATCATCGACGGAACCGGCAGTGGCGGCCCGGTCACGGGAGGACGGCCCCGCAACGATGGAAACGGTCGAAACGGTAACGCTGATAAGCGACGATTCGGACGTCGAGATGACGGACGTCTCCATGAAGCGACCGGTAAATCCGACGGAATCTGATGAAGGAAGACGCACGAGCCGCCGCAAAAAGGTGAAGGTCGGGTACGGTGATAATGGGGCGAAAGTGACCGGTACGACACCgggaggcggtggtggcagcGAAGCAGGAGTGGACGAAAAAAGTACACAGCCCTCCGGCGAGCGTAAAGGTGAAGCAacgcccggctcgaagacgaAGCGTCGTGACACAGAGGAAAAACCGGCTGGAACGGTGCCAGACACAAACCCGTATCAGGAACTCATGACGGGGCTGGAAGGGGCCGCCTTCCAGTCGCGACTGCCCGTGGAGAAAATGACAGCCGCTGAGGCGGTCTGCTTCCCAGAGATCATCAAGCACGGGCTGGTGGCGCAACGGGTGTTCTTGAACGTGCGCAATCGCATCCTGCAGATGTGGATCGAGGATCCGACGGTACAGCTGACCGTAGAGAACGCTCTCAAGAAGATGGAATCGCCGTTTGACAGTGATCCGGCGCTGGTGCGCAAAATACACGCGTTCCTCGAGCGGCACGGGTTCGTCAACTTCGGGATTTTCAAGCGGTTGAAGCCACTGCCGACAAAGAAGCACGCTAAGGTGATCGTGATTGGAGCGGGCATTTCAGGTTTGGCCGCAGCCCAGCAGCTTCAACAGTTTGGCTTCGACGTGATCGTGCTGGAGGCACGTGATCGCGTCGGCGGACGCATCGCTACCTTCCGCAAGAACGCGTACACGGCTGACCTGGGGGCGATGGTGGTGACCGGCATCTGGGGCAACCCGCTCACCATCCTCAGCAAGCAGACCGGCATGGAAATGTGTCCGATTAAGAGTACCTGTCCGCTGTACGGCGCCGGCGGCAAGCCGGTGCCCAAACATAAGGACGACATGGTGGAACGTGAATTCAACCGGTTGCTCGAGGCCACCAGTTATCTGTCCCACCAGCTCGACTTTAATTACGCCGGCAACCATCCGGTCTCGCTTGGACAGGCTCTCGAGTGGATTATCAAGCTGCAGGAGAAGCACGTCAAGGAGAAACAGGTACAACATCTAGCGGGAATCATTACGCTGCAGGAGCAGCTTCTCGAGAACCAGAACAAACTTGAGGAGATGCTCACCCGCATAGAGGAGCTGAAGGCGAGAGCGCAACAACTAGTTGATTCGAAGCCCCCGAAACCAGCCCCATCGACAAAGGAGACCCCCGCGGGGCACGAGACCAGCTCCGGAGGGGATGCGACGGCAACGAAGTACTTCGAGCAGGAGTTCCAGCTGCGTGTGACAATGCGCGAGGAGCAACATGCGTGGAAGGAAGTGGAGCGACTCCGGGCCAGCCAGGCTGAGATCGAGGCGAAGGTGCGCGATCTGGAGATCGAGCAAGTATCCGAGGTGTACCTGTCGTCAAAGGATCGTCAGATACTAGACTGGCACTTTGCAAATCTGGAGTTTGCGAACGCGACCCCGCTCAGCAACCTGTCACTGAAACACTGGGATCAGGACGACGATTTTGAGTTCATTGGTAGCCACACGACGGTCAAGAACGGTTACTCATGCGTGCCGATCGCGCTCACCGACAACCTAGATGTGCGAGTGAACACAGCCGTCACGTGCATCCGGTATCGGCCGGGCGGTGTCGAGGTGACCGCCGATCTCAAGTCGAACAACTCGTCCGTGTGCTACCGGGCCGATCTGGTGCTGTGCACGCTCACCCTTGGAGTGCTGAAGGTGGCCATCGCGGAGGAGTCGAAGCAGCTTAACACGGTGCGCTTTGATCCACCCCTGCCTGAGTGGAAGCAGTCCGCCATCCGGCGCCTCGGGTTCGGTAACCTCAACAAGGTTGTGCTTTGCTTCGACCGCATCTTTTGGGATCCGAACACAAACCTCTTCGGGCACGTTGGTAGTACAACGGCAAGCCGGGGAgagctgtttcttttttggaaCATCTCGCAATCACCGGTTCTGCTCGCGCTAGTCGCCGGACAGTCGGCCGCCATCATGGAGAACGTGTCTGACGATGTGATCGTCGGACGGTGCATCGCCGTGCTGAAAGGCATCTTTGGCAACTCAGCCGTACCGCAACCGAAGGAAACTGTCGTCACCCGGTGGCGAGCGGATCCATGGGCTCGCGGTTCCTACAGCTTCGTGTCGGTCGGATCGTCCGGCAGCGATTACGATCTCCTTGCCGCTCCAGTTACTCCGAAAGCTCCGGACGGAGACGCTCCCACTGGATCGACCACCAAGCAGCAATCGCAGCAACAAACACAGCAGCATCGCCATGACAACAACGGAGGAAATgatgacgacggcgacgacagCGACAGCAATCCGATTGACATTCCGCGACTATTTTTCGCTGGGGAGCACACTATACGCAATTACCCGGCCACGGTGCACGGGGCATTGCTGAGCGGACTACGGGAAGCCGGTCGCAT